A window of the Brassica napus cultivar Da-Ae chromosome C5, Da-Ae, whole genome shotgun sequence genome harbors these coding sequences:
- the LOC106400964 gene encoding G-type lectin S-receptor-like serine/threonine-protein kinase At1g11330 isoform X2, whose protein sequence is MVVLLNTRRHFVLLLATVFCFSFRLCFGEDRITFTTPIKDSNSDTLLCKSGVFRFGFFTPVNSTAKLRYVGIWYDKMPIQTVVWVANKDSPINDTSGVVSISSEDRNLVVTDGRNRTLWSTNVTVPVAPTTTWVLLMDTGNLALQDSRNNGETLWESFKHPYNSFLPKMTLGTNNRTGENLKLTSWKSYTDPSTGDYTAGLAPYTFPELLIWKNDVPIWRSGPWNGQVFVGLPDVDSLLFLDGFNLNNDNQGTVSMSYANGSFMYHFNLDPDGAIYQRDWRAPMRDWRIGVRFPKTDCDAYGKCGPYGICNSREDPQCKCVKGFVPSNATEWSARNWSNGCVRRAMLKCNASNGGGRGVGKGDGFMKLERMKVPINAIQSLANEQACPQQCTDNCNCTAYAYDKGIGCMLWSGSLVDMQSFVGSGIDLNIRLAHSELKTHSSLAIVITASVLGAAFVAAVCVLLACRRFRKRPEPKKDRSAEIMFKRMEELTSGNESASNQVKLKELPLFEFQVLATATDSFSLRNKLGQGGFGPVYKGKLPEGQEIAVKRLSRASGQGLEELMNEVVVISKLQHRNLVKLLGCCIEGEERLLVYEYMSKKSLDAYLFDPLKQKILDWKTRLNIMEGICRGLLYLHRDSRLKIIHRDLKASNILLDDNLNPKISDFGLARVFRANEDEVNTRRVVGTYGYMSPEYAMEGLFSEKSDVFSLGVILLEIISGRKNSHKEENNLNLLAYAWKLWNEGEAASLADTNVFDESFAKEITKCVQIGLLCVQEVANDRPNVSTVIWMLTTENTNLKKPKQPAIIGRRGASEAESSDQSSQKVSINDVSLTAVTGR, encoded by the exons ATGGTGGTTCTACTGAACACACGCCGTCATTTTGTTCTTCTACTTGCAACAGTCTTTTGCTTCTCCTTTAGGCTATGTTTCGGCGAAGACAGAATCACGTTCACAACTCCGATCAAAGACTCAAACTCAGACACACTCCTCTGCAAAAGCGGCGTGTTCAGGTTCGGTTTCTTCACTCCCGTAAACTCAACTGCTAAATTACGTTACGTTGGGATATGGTACGACAAGATGCCAATCCAAACCGTGGTTTGGGTCGCCAACAAAGACTCTCCCATCAACGACACTTCCGGCGTCGTCTCCATCTCCTCCGAAGACAGAAACCTCGTGGTCACCGACGGTCGAAACCGCACTCTATGGTCAACGAACGTCACAGTACCAGTAGCTCCAACTACTACATGGGTCCTGCTCATGGACACCGGGAACCTTGCGTTACAAGACAGCAGAAACAACGGGGAGACTCTCTGGGAGAGTTTCAAGCATCCTTACAACTCCTTCTTACCCAAAATGACCCTCGGCACCAACAACAGAACCGGAGAGAATCTCAAACTCACTTCTTGGAAAAGCTACACAGATCCTTCCACGGGGGACTACACAGCTGGTCTTGCTCCTTACACGTTCCCCGAACTTCTCATCTGGAAGAACGACGTCCCTATCTGGCGCAGCGGTCCCTGGAACGGTCAGGTTTTCGTCGGTTTGCCCGACGTGGACTCTCTTCTGTTTCTCGATGGGTTTAATCTCAACAATGATAACCAGGGAACGGTTTCGATGTCGTATGCTAATGGTTCCTTCATGTATCATTTCAACTTGGATCCTGATGGAGCTATCTACCAGAGAGACTGGAGAGCTCCCATGAGAGACTGGAGGATCGGTGTACGGTTTCCAAAGACAGATTGTGATGCATATGGTAAGTGTGGCCCGTACGGGATCTGCAATTCAAGGGAGGATCCACAATGTAAATGCGTTAAAGGGTTTGTGCCGAGTAATGCCACGGAGTGGAGTGCGAGGAACTGGAGTAATGGGTGTGTGAGAAGAGCTATGTTGAAGTGCAATGCAAGTAACGGTGGTGGTCGTGGTGTAGGAAAAGGAGATGGGTTTATGAAACTGGAGAGGATGAAAGTGCCGATCAATGCAATACAGTCTCTAGCTAACGAGCAGGCTTGTCCACAGCAATGTACAGATAACTGTAATTGCACGGCTTATGCTTATGATAAAGGGATCGGATGCATGCTTTGGAGCGGTAGCTTGGTTGATATGCAATCGTTTGTTGGAAGTGGCATTGATCTTAATATTAGGCTTGCTCATTCTGAACTCA AAACACATAGCAGCCTAGCAATTGTGATCACAGCATCCGTGCTAGGTGCTGCGTTCGTTGCTGCTGTTTGTGTTCTTTTAGCATGCAGGAGATTCAGAAAACGTCCAG AACCAAAGAAAGATAGAAGTGCGGAGATAATGTTTAAGAGAATGGAAGAACTTACTAGTGGTAATGAGTCTGCTTCTAACCAAGTGAAGCTCAAGGAGCTTCCTCTCTTTGAGTTTCAAGTGTTAGCCACAGCAACTGATAGCTTCTCTCTCAGAAACAAGCTCGGACAAGGAGGGTTTGGTCCTGTTTACAAG GGAAAATTGCCGGAAGGGCAAGAAATAGCAGTGAAGAGGCTCTCAAGGGCATCAGGACAAGGACTTGAGGAGCTTATGAACGAAGTGGTTGTCATTTCGAAGTTGCAACATCGGAATCTGGTGAAGTTACTGGGGTGTTGCATTGAAGGTGAAGAGAGGTTGTTAGTCTACGAATATATGTCAAAGAAAAGCTTGGATGCATATCTATTTG ACCCATTGAAGCAAAAGATTCTTGACTGGAAGACACGGTTGAACATAATGGAAGGAATATGCAGAGGTCTTTTGTATCTTCACAGAGATTCAAGACTAAAGATCATACACAGAGATCTAAAAGCTAGCAACATTTTGTTAGATGACAACCTGAATCCCAAAATATCTGATTTTGGGCTTGCAAGAGTTTTTCGAGCTAATGAAGATGAAGTTAACACAAGAAGGGTTGTAGGAACTTA TGGCTATATGTCACCGGAATATGCAATGGAAGgtttattttcagaaaaatcAGACGTTTTCAGCTTGGGGGTTATACTTTTAGAGATCATAAGTGGGAGAAAAAACTCTCACAAGGAAGAGAATAATCTAAACCTTTTGGCTTAT GCGTGGAAGCTTTGGAATGAGGGTGAGGCTGCTTCTCTAGCAGATACAAACGTCTTTGATGAGTCTTTCGCGAAAGAGATAACGAAATGTGTACAGATCGGTCTATTATGTGTGCAAGAAGTTGCAAACGATAGACCAAATGTTTCAACCGTTATTTGGATGCTAACCACCGAAAACACGAACCTCAAAAAGCCGAAGCAGCCTGCGATTATAGGAAGAAGAGGAGCTTCTGAGGCTGAATCTTCTGACCAGAGTAGTCAAAAGGTCTCTATCAATGATGTGAGTCTCACAGCTGTAACAGGGCGCTAA
- the LOC106399183 gene encoding G-type lectin S-receptor-like serine/threonine-protein kinase At1g11330, which yields MVVLLNSHPCFVLLLLLAAFYCFSLSLCFGEDRLTFSTPIKDSESKTLLCKKGIFRFGFFTPANSTSRLRYVGIWYDKIPVQTVVWVANRDAPINDTSGVVSISDDGNLVVTDGRNRSIWSTNVTVPVAPNATWVQLMENGNLRLQDNRNNGEIIWESFKHPYSSVLPRMSLLINSKTGENIGLTSWRSYTDPSTGNYTVTLVAFPFPELLIRKNSATQWRSGPWNGQVFIGLPDMDSLLNIDGFNLNNDNQGTVSLSYANDSFMYHFNLDPNGAIYQRDWSTSMNDWRVGVRFPSTDCDEYSRCGPYGSCNYREDPQCKCIQGFVPRNSTEWSVGNWISGCVRRAPLRCERVKNGTSNGGKEDWFLKVQKMKVPVNVQPSLANAQACPKVCLDNCSCTAYAYDQGIGCMLWSDSLVDMQSFLGSGIDLYIRLSHSELKAHSKRAIMITALVLGVVFVSAVCVLLACLKLKKRPGEPKKDRSVEQLLKRMEEVNSGVEPASNQVKLEELPLFEFQVLATATDDFSLRSKLGQGGFGPVYKGKLPEGQEIAVKRLSRASGQGLEELMNEVVVISKLQHRNLVKLLGCCIEGEERLLVYEYMPKKSLDAYLFDPLKQKILDWKTRFNIMEGICRGLLYLHRDSRLRIIHRDLKASNILLDDNLNPKISDFGLARVFRANEDEANTRRVVGTYGYMSPEYAMEGLFSEKSDVFSLGVILLEIISGRRNSHKEENHPNLLSYVWTLWNEGEAASLADPNVFDESFVKEIANCVQIGLLCVQEVADDRPNVSTVIWMLTTENMNLPEPKQPAFITRREKSEGESSNQSSQKVSINDVSLTSVTGR from the exons ATGGTGGTTCTACTGAACTCACATCCttgttttgttcttcttcttcttcttgcagcATTCTATTGCTTCTCTCTGAGCCTATGTTTCGGCGAAGACAGACTCACCTTCTCAACTCCGATCAAAGACTCAGAGTCAAAGACACTTCTCTGCAAAAAGGGTATTTTCAGGTTCGGTTTCTTCACTCCTGCAAACTCCACTTCTCGCTTACGTTATGTTGGGATTTGGTACGACAAGATTCCAGTTCAAACTGTGGTTTGGGTCGCCAACAGAGACGCTCCCATCAACGACACTTCCGGTGTTGTTTCCATCTCTGACGACGGGAACCTCGTGGTTACCGATGGTAGAAACCGCAGTATATGGTCTACCAACGTCACAGTACCAGTAGCTCCAAATGCTACTTGGGTCCAGCTAATGGAAAACGGGAATCTTAGGCTACAAGACAACAGAAACAACGGCGAGATCATATGGGAGAGTTTCAAGCACCCCTATAGCTCTGTGTTGCCAAGAATGAGTCTCTTGATCAACAGTAAAACCGGAGAAAACATCGGTCTTACTTCTTGGAGAAGCTACACAGATCCTTCAACAGGGAACTACACAGTTACTCTTGTCGCTTTCCCGTTTCCTGAGCTTCTAATCAGGAAGAACAGTGCTACACAGTGGCGTAGCGGTCCCTGGAACGGTCAGGTTTTCATCGGTTTACCGGATATGGATTCCCTTCTGAACATTGATGGGTTTAACCTCAATAATGATAACCAAGGAACGGTTTCGTTGAGCTATGCTAATGACTCCTTCATGTATCACTTCAACTTGGATCCTAATGGAGCTATATATCAAAGAGATTGGAGCACTTCTATGAATGATTGGAGAGTCGGTGTTAGGTTCCCATCCACAGACTGTGATGAATACAGTAGATGTGGTCCTTATGGGAGCTGCAATTACCGGGAAGATCCGCAGTGCAAGTGCATACAAGGTTTTGTGCCGAGGAATAGCACAGAGTGGAGTGTAGGAAACTGGATTAGTGGATGTGTGAGAAGAGCTCCACTACGGTGCGAAAGAGTCAAGAATGGAACTAGTAACGGAGGAAAAGAAGATTGGTTTTTGAAAGTGCAGAAGATGAAAGTACCAGTGAATGTGCAACCGTCTTTAGCTAATGCCCAAGCTTGTCCTAAGGTTTGTTTAGATAACTGTTCTTGCACAGCTTATGCATATGATCAAGGCATTGGATGCATGCTTTGGAGCGATAGCTTGGTTGATATGCAATCATTCTTGGGAAGTGGCATTGATCTTTATATTCGACTCTCGCATTCTGAACTCa AAGCACATAGCAAGAGAGCAATAATGATCACAGCACTTGTGCTAGGCGTTGTGTTTGTTTCTGCGGTTTGTGTTCTTTTAGCATGCCTGAAACTCAAAAAGCGTCCAG GAGAACCAAAGAAAGATAGAAGCGTAGAGCAATTGTTAAAGAGAATGGAAGAAGTTAACAGTGGTGTTGAGCCTGCTTCTAACCAAGTTAAGCTAGAGGAGCTTCCGCTCTTTGAGTTTCAAGTGTTAGCTACAGCAACTGATGACTTCTCTCTCAGAAGCAAGCTCGGACAAGGCGGATTTGGTCCTGTTTACAAG GGAAAGTTACCTGAAGGGCAAGAAATAGCAGTGAAGAGGCTCTCAAGGGCATCAGGACAAGGACTTGAGGAGCTTATGAACGAAGTGGTTGTGATTTCGAAGTTGCAACATAGGAATCTGGTGAAGTTACTTGGTTGTTGCattgaaggagaagaaaggTTGCTAGTCTACGAATATATGCCAAAGAAAAGCTTGGATGCCTATCTATTTG ATCCTTTGAAGCAAAAGATTCTTGATTGGAAGACTCGGTTCAACATAATGGAAGGAATATGCAGAGGTCTTTTGTACCTTCACAGAGATTCAAGACTAAGGATCATACACAGAGATCTAAAAGCCAGCAACATTTTGTTAGATGACAACCTGAATCCTAAAATATCTGATTTCGGGCTTGCAAGAGTTTTCCGAGCGAATGAAGATGAAGCTAACACAAGAAGGGTTGTAGGGACATA CGGCTACATGTCACCGGAATATGCAATGGAAGgtttattttcagaaaaatcAGACGTTTTCAGCTTGGGGGTTATACTTTTAGAGATCATAAGCGGGAGAAGAAACTCTCACAAGGAAGAGAATCATCCAAACCTTTTATCTTAT GTGTGGACGCTGTGGAATGAGGGTGAGGCTGCTTCTCTAGCAGATCCAAACGTCTTTGATGAGTCTTTCGTGAAAGAGATAGCAAATTGTGTTCAGATTGGTTTGTTGTGTGTGCAAGAAGTTGCTGACGATAGACCGAATGTTTCAACTGTGATCTGGATGCTAACAACTGAGAACATGAACCTCCCTGAGCCGAAGCAGCCTGCGTTTATAACAAGAAGAGAAAAGTCTGAGGGTGAATCTTCTAACCAGAGTAGTCAAAAGGTCTCTATCAATGATGTGAGCCTCACATCTGTTACAGGGCGTTAA
- the LOC111206421 gene encoding uncharacterized protein LOC111206421, whose product MDPIASAVEKVKSFAKSSQDLVSRHFGFHDNPSRQNPIDILKRLQREAFSDLMKLRDRQEKVERILSSYKLSKGGPFQETSTHVKGEVHALGGMLLMGNTDEESFIGLERQGVRPGLLSRFVFKTSLRETDKLVAELVAGFKGEHSDGVSGKQLSLAKVFYKAEVNDWFSAVAIPVGALFRDIDADALVSSYEGMNFTEVSELGPPLLNQHNGSAIGLTVRKSNMAASLAQSITNLEVEQGLTARSRCLRTFGQVTCHILSGVKLSLLGCHQILSPPNSLHYPAGAVTVPVSFLRRRIDIDMESESSATTLEMRRSVDHVSSSSIALKVDSSLMDECTRIGGWIEIQKSREKQVKWSVSITDKPEDEVGWGMSVGGVLDGSRNHDLFQVESYLKFNIGNRFSLSPGLVYLTNSNGRTVGFMLQSHWSL is encoded by the exons atggatccGATTGCTTCGGCGGTGGAGAAAGTGAAGAGCTTTGCGAAATCGAGCCAGGACTTAGTCTCCCGCCACTTCGGCTTCCACGACAACCCTTCCCGCCAGAATCCG ATTGATATCTTGAAGCGGTTGCAAAGAGAAGCCTTCTCTGATCTGATGAAGCTCAGAGACAGACAAGAGAAAGTTGAGCGGATACTTTCCTCTTATAAACTCTCCAAAGGAGGTCCCTTTCAAGAGACTAGCACTCACGTGAAGGGTGAAGTTCACGCCCTTGGGGGAATGCTGCTGATGGGAAACACTGACGAGGAGAGTTTCATTGGACTCGAGAGACAAGGAGTGAGACCTGGATTGCTTTCAAGGTTCGTGTTCAAAACGAGCCTTAGGGAGACGGATAAGCTTGTGGCTGAGCTCGTTGCTGGATTCAAAGGAGAGCACAGTGATGGTGTTTCAGGGAAACAGCTGTCTTTAGCCAAAGTCTTTTACAAGGCAGAGGTTAATGATTGGTTCTCTGCAGTTGCTATTCCCGTTGGCGCGCTTTTCAGAGACATTGATGCTGATGCTCTTGTGTCTTCTTACGAG GGGATGAATTTTACAGAAGTTTCTGAACTTGGACCACCTCTTTTGAACCAACATAATGGTAGTGCCATAGGATTAACAGTCAGAAAGTCAAACATGGCAGCTTCACTGGCCCAGTCCATCACAAACCTTGAAGTTGAACAGGGTTTAACTGCGAGGAGTCGCTGTCTCAGAACTTTTGGGCAAGTAACCTGCCACATTCTGAGTGGTGTGAAACTATCTCTACTGGGCTGTCACCAGATTTTATCACCGCCTAACAGCCTCCATTACCCTGCTGGAGCTGTTACAGTTCCAGTGAGTTTCCTAAGGCGCCGTATTGATATTGATATGGAGTCTGAATCATCAGCAACGACTCTGGAGATGAGAAGAAGCGTGGATCATGTGTCGTCTAGCTCCATTGCTTTGAAGGTAGACAGCTCTCTGATGGACGAGTGTACGAGGATTGGGGGATGGATTGAGATTCAAAAGTCAAGAGAGAAGCAAGTTAAATGGTCAGTGTCCATTACAGACAAACCAGAGGATGAAGTGGGCTGGGGAATGAGCGTTGGGGGAGTCTTGGATGGTTCAAGAAATCATGATCTGTTTCAAGTGGAATCTTATCTCAAATTCAACATAGGCAATCGGTTTAGCTTAAGTCCTGGTCTTGTTTATCTCACAAACAGTAACGGAAGAACGGTAGGTTTCATGCTTCAGTCTCATTGGTCTCTGTGA
- the LOC106400964 gene encoding G-type lectin S-receptor-like serine/threonine-protein kinase At1g11330 isoform X1: MVVLLNTRRHFVLLLATVFCFSFRLCFGEDRITFTTPIKDSNSDTLLCKSGVFRFGFFTPVNSTAKLRYVGIWYDKMPIQTVVWVANKDSPINDTSGVVSISSEDRNLVVTDGRNRTLWSTNVTVPVAPTTTWVLLMDTGNLALQDSRNNGETLWESFKHPYNSFLPKMTLGTNNRTGENLKLTSWKSYTDPSTGDYTAGLAPYTFPELLIWKNDVPIWRSGPWNGQVFVGLPDVDSLLFLDGFNLNNDNQGTVSMSYANGSFMYHFNLDPDGAIYQRDWRAPMRDWRIGVRFPKTDCDAYGKCGPYGICNSREDPQCKCVKGFVPSNATEWSARNWSNGCVRRAMLKCNASNGGGRGVGKGDGFMKLERMKVPINAIQSLANEQACPQQCTDNCNCTAYAYDKGIGCMLWSGSLVDMQSFVGSGIDLNIRLAHSELKTHSSLAIVITASVLGAAFVAAVCVLLACRRFRKRPAEPKKDRSAEIMFKRMEELTSGNESASNQVKLKELPLFEFQVLATATDSFSLRNKLGQGGFGPVYKGKLPEGQEIAVKRLSRASGQGLEELMNEVVVISKLQHRNLVKLLGCCIEGEERLLVYEYMSKKSLDAYLFDPLKQKILDWKTRLNIMEGICRGLLYLHRDSRLKIIHRDLKASNILLDDNLNPKISDFGLARVFRANEDEVNTRRVVGTYGYMSPEYAMEGLFSEKSDVFSLGVILLEIISGRKNSHKEENNLNLLAYAWKLWNEGEAASLADTNVFDESFAKEITKCVQIGLLCVQEVANDRPNVSTVIWMLTTENTNLKKPKQPAIIGRRGASEAESSDQSSQKVSINDVSLTAVTGR, encoded by the exons ATGGTGGTTCTACTGAACACACGCCGTCATTTTGTTCTTCTACTTGCAACAGTCTTTTGCTTCTCCTTTAGGCTATGTTTCGGCGAAGACAGAATCACGTTCACAACTCCGATCAAAGACTCAAACTCAGACACACTCCTCTGCAAAAGCGGCGTGTTCAGGTTCGGTTTCTTCACTCCCGTAAACTCAACTGCTAAATTACGTTACGTTGGGATATGGTACGACAAGATGCCAATCCAAACCGTGGTTTGGGTCGCCAACAAAGACTCTCCCATCAACGACACTTCCGGCGTCGTCTCCATCTCCTCCGAAGACAGAAACCTCGTGGTCACCGACGGTCGAAACCGCACTCTATGGTCAACGAACGTCACAGTACCAGTAGCTCCAACTACTACATGGGTCCTGCTCATGGACACCGGGAACCTTGCGTTACAAGACAGCAGAAACAACGGGGAGACTCTCTGGGAGAGTTTCAAGCATCCTTACAACTCCTTCTTACCCAAAATGACCCTCGGCACCAACAACAGAACCGGAGAGAATCTCAAACTCACTTCTTGGAAAAGCTACACAGATCCTTCCACGGGGGACTACACAGCTGGTCTTGCTCCTTACACGTTCCCCGAACTTCTCATCTGGAAGAACGACGTCCCTATCTGGCGCAGCGGTCCCTGGAACGGTCAGGTTTTCGTCGGTTTGCCCGACGTGGACTCTCTTCTGTTTCTCGATGGGTTTAATCTCAACAATGATAACCAGGGAACGGTTTCGATGTCGTATGCTAATGGTTCCTTCATGTATCATTTCAACTTGGATCCTGATGGAGCTATCTACCAGAGAGACTGGAGAGCTCCCATGAGAGACTGGAGGATCGGTGTACGGTTTCCAAAGACAGATTGTGATGCATATGGTAAGTGTGGCCCGTACGGGATCTGCAATTCAAGGGAGGATCCACAATGTAAATGCGTTAAAGGGTTTGTGCCGAGTAATGCCACGGAGTGGAGTGCGAGGAACTGGAGTAATGGGTGTGTGAGAAGAGCTATGTTGAAGTGCAATGCAAGTAACGGTGGTGGTCGTGGTGTAGGAAAAGGAGATGGGTTTATGAAACTGGAGAGGATGAAAGTGCCGATCAATGCAATACAGTCTCTAGCTAACGAGCAGGCTTGTCCACAGCAATGTACAGATAACTGTAATTGCACGGCTTATGCTTATGATAAAGGGATCGGATGCATGCTTTGGAGCGGTAGCTTGGTTGATATGCAATCGTTTGTTGGAAGTGGCATTGATCTTAATATTAGGCTTGCTCATTCTGAACTCA AAACACATAGCAGCCTAGCAATTGTGATCACAGCATCCGTGCTAGGTGCTGCGTTCGTTGCTGCTGTTTGTGTTCTTTTAGCATGCAGGAGATTCAGAAAACGTCCAG CAGAACCAAAGAAAGATAGAAGTGCGGAGATAATGTTTAAGAGAATGGAAGAACTTACTAGTGGTAATGAGTCTGCTTCTAACCAAGTGAAGCTCAAGGAGCTTCCTCTCTTTGAGTTTCAAGTGTTAGCCACAGCAACTGATAGCTTCTCTCTCAGAAACAAGCTCGGACAAGGAGGGTTTGGTCCTGTTTACAAG GGAAAATTGCCGGAAGGGCAAGAAATAGCAGTGAAGAGGCTCTCAAGGGCATCAGGACAAGGACTTGAGGAGCTTATGAACGAAGTGGTTGTCATTTCGAAGTTGCAACATCGGAATCTGGTGAAGTTACTGGGGTGTTGCATTGAAGGTGAAGAGAGGTTGTTAGTCTACGAATATATGTCAAAGAAAAGCTTGGATGCATATCTATTTG ACCCATTGAAGCAAAAGATTCTTGACTGGAAGACACGGTTGAACATAATGGAAGGAATATGCAGAGGTCTTTTGTATCTTCACAGAGATTCAAGACTAAAGATCATACACAGAGATCTAAAAGCTAGCAACATTTTGTTAGATGACAACCTGAATCCCAAAATATCTGATTTTGGGCTTGCAAGAGTTTTTCGAGCTAATGAAGATGAAGTTAACACAAGAAGGGTTGTAGGAACTTA TGGCTATATGTCACCGGAATATGCAATGGAAGgtttattttcagaaaaatcAGACGTTTTCAGCTTGGGGGTTATACTTTTAGAGATCATAAGTGGGAGAAAAAACTCTCACAAGGAAGAGAATAATCTAAACCTTTTGGCTTAT GCGTGGAAGCTTTGGAATGAGGGTGAGGCTGCTTCTCTAGCAGATACAAACGTCTTTGATGAGTCTTTCGCGAAAGAGATAACGAAATGTGTACAGATCGGTCTATTATGTGTGCAAGAAGTTGCAAACGATAGACCAAATGTTTCAACCGTTATTTGGATGCTAACCACCGAAAACACGAACCTCAAAAAGCCGAAGCAGCCTGCGATTATAGGAAGAAGAGGAGCTTCTGAGGCTGAATCTTCTGACCAGAGTAGTCAAAAGGTCTCTATCAATGATGTGAGTCTCACAGCTGTAACAGGGCGCTAA